From a region of the Corallococcus coralloides DSM 2259 genome:
- the moaA gene encoding GTP 3',8-cyclase MoaA, which yields MTAPLPAPDPLAPPLCDAQGRRMTYLRLSVTDRCNFRCTYCSPASWGGKKDLLDAGEFERIVSVFARMGIRRVRLTGGEPLARPDILDIAKRIAAVPGVEHLAITTNASRLESLAGPLRDAGVTQLNLSLDTLSAEVFRRISKQGDFEAVLRGIDAAAGAGFQSLKLNVVVMRGINDAEVPELVTYAHARGITPRFIELMPFGQGTPVPTAELLERLAASGSVLTEEPQESAASPTSGPARYWRMDSGRVGFISPLTQNFCGGCNRVRVASNGDLRSCLGGRAQAPLHQLIRGGATDAELAVAVRRALGEKPEGHRFTEAGNGATLLPMMGIGG from the coding sequence ATGACCGCCCCCCTGCCCGCTCCCGATCCGCTCGCCCCACCGCTGTGTGACGCGCAGGGGCGGCGCATGACGTACCTGCGGCTGAGCGTCACGGACCGCTGCAACTTCCGCTGCACCTACTGCTCGCCGGCATCCTGGGGCGGGAAGAAGGACCTGCTCGACGCGGGCGAGTTCGAGCGCATCGTCTCCGTCTTCGCGCGCATGGGCATCCGCCGCGTGCGCCTGACGGGCGGCGAGCCGCTCGCCCGGCCGGACATCCTCGACATCGCGAAACGCATCGCCGCGGTGCCCGGCGTGGAGCACCTGGCCATCACCACCAACGCGAGCCGCCTGGAGTCACTGGCCGGGCCGCTGCGCGACGCGGGCGTCACCCAGCTCAACCTGAGCCTGGACACGCTGTCCGCGGAGGTGTTCCGGCGCATCTCCAAGCAGGGCGACTTCGAGGCGGTGCTGCGCGGCATCGACGCGGCGGCGGGCGCGGGCTTCCAGTCGCTGAAGCTCAACGTCGTGGTGATGCGCGGCATCAACGACGCGGAGGTACCGGAGCTGGTGACGTACGCGCACGCGCGCGGCATCACCCCGCGCTTCATCGAGCTGATGCCCTTTGGCCAGGGCACGCCGGTGCCCACGGCGGAGCTGCTGGAGCGCCTGGCGGCCTCCGGCAGCGTCCTCACCGAGGAGCCGCAGGAGAGCGCCGCGTCGCCCACGTCCGGACCGGCGCGCTACTGGCGCATGGACAGCGGGCGCGTGGGGTTCATCTCGCCGCTGACGCAGAACTTCTGCGGGGGCTGCAACCGGGTGCGGGTGGCGTCCAACGGCGACCTGCGCAGCTGCCTGGGCGGCCGGGCTCAGGCGCCGCTGCATCAGCTCATCCGGGGCGGCGCGACGGACGCGGAGCTGGCCGTGGCCGTGCGCCGCGCGCTCGGGGAGAAGCCGGAGGGGCACCGTTTCACGGAGGCCGGAAACGGCGCCACGCTCCTGCCCATGATGGGCATTGGCGGCTGA
- a CDS encoding DUF4870 domain-containing protein codes for MDPSQREEQQFGTFITGSPTATSDEKTMGMLAHLGSIAGVVVGAGFLGWAVPLFLMLTKGKESSFVRAHAVESLNFQITTFIAMAISAVLMCAVIGFVLAPLVAIVSIIFTVIAGLKANDGELYRYPVNIRLVK; via the coding sequence ATGGACCCGAGTCAGCGCGAGGAGCAGCAGTTCGGCACGTTCATCACCGGCTCGCCGACGGCGACGTCGGATGAGAAGACGATGGGGATGCTGGCCCACCTGGGCTCCATCGCCGGTGTCGTCGTGGGCGCGGGCTTCCTGGGCTGGGCGGTGCCGCTGTTCCTGATGCTGACCAAGGGCAAGGAGTCGTCCTTCGTCCGCGCGCACGCGGTGGAGTCGCTCAACTTCCAGATCACCACCTTCATCGCGATGGCCATCTCCGCGGTGCTGATGTGCGCGGTGATCGGCTTCGTCCTGGCGCCCCTGGTGGCGATCGTGTCGATCATCTTCACGGTCATCGCCGGCCTGAAGGCCAACGACGGCGAGCTCTACCGCTACCCCGTGAACATCCGGCTGGTGAAGTAG
- the hisG gene encoding ATP phosphoribosyltransferase has protein sequence MLKIALPNKGRLSEEVRELFNDAGLEVRARGERALTASLGGEFEAIFVRAQDIPEFVADGAAQAGVTGWDLVNEAGRELEPLMDLEFGRCRLVVAARDESGISRVEDVKEGMRVASCFPRLTQAFFQQRGQKVTVVPVSGAAEIAPHLGIADIVVDLTSTGSTLKMNGLKEVATVLESSARLVAYPRNDSEARRALEELTQALGSVLAARGRRYLMANVPKTSLEQVREVLPGLNGPTVVDVMNGGHFVAVHAVVSSRNLYRTVNALKALGGQGILVTRIERLMA, from the coding sequence ATGTTGAAGATTGCCCTGCCCAACAAAGGACGTCTGTCCGAGGAAGTGCGCGAGCTGTTCAACGACGCGGGCCTGGAGGTGCGCGCTCGGGGCGAGCGGGCCCTCACCGCATCGCTGGGCGGCGAGTTCGAAGCCATCTTCGTCCGCGCCCAGGACATCCCGGAGTTCGTCGCGGATGGCGCCGCGCAGGCGGGCGTCACCGGCTGGGATCTGGTGAACGAGGCCGGGCGCGAGCTGGAGCCGCTGATGGACCTGGAGTTCGGCCGCTGCCGGTTGGTGGTGGCCGCGCGCGACGAGAGTGGCATCTCCCGCGTGGAGGACGTGAAGGAGGGGATGCGGGTGGCCTCCTGCTTCCCCCGGCTGACGCAGGCCTTCTTCCAGCAGCGAGGGCAGAAGGTGACAGTGGTGCCGGTGAGCGGCGCGGCGGAGATCGCTCCGCACCTGGGCATCGCGGACATCGTGGTGGACCTCACGTCCACGGGGTCCACGCTGAAGATGAACGGCCTCAAGGAAGTGGCCACCGTGCTGGAGTCGAGCGCCCGGCTGGTGGCGTATCCGCGCAATGACTCGGAGGCCCGGCGCGCGCTGGAGGAGCTGACGCAGGCGCTGGGGTCGGTGCTGGCGGCGCGCGGGCGGCGCTACCTGATGGCCAACGTCCCGAAGACGTCCCTGGAGCAGGTGCGCGAAGTGCTGCCCGGCCTCAACGGCCCCACGGTGGTGGACGTGATGAACGGGGGGCACTTCGTCGCGGTGCACGCGGTGGTCTCGTCGCGGAACCTCTACCGCACGGTCAACGCGCTGAAGGCGCTGGGCGGGCAGGGCATCCTCGTCACGCGCATCGAGAGGTTGATGGCATGA
- the thiO gene encoding glycine oxidase ThiO, translating into MATSDVLVVGGGVMGCGIALKLRQAGARVTVLERSIPGAEASSAAGGILAPQWESEGPGPFFELCLRSRALYGSFAAELRELSGVDIAYRPCGLLRVAFDESDLHHVESTVGWQHGMGLRAELLDSKAARELESHLSPAAVGAAHFPDDHQVDNRLLVRALTMAAARVGTVFKSGYVRGVVHEHGRAVGVDLDGEVLRADAVVLAAGSWSSLVQGAGVSAQAVRPARGQMVQLQTRLPLLERVVTSAKGYLVPRADGRIIAGSTMEHVGFDKQVTAAGLARILDMALQLCPDLASAPITETWAGFRPWTQDALPYIGEGPTPGLFLATGHFRNGILLAPITAKLVAQAVLGEKPSVDLTPFRYDRGTMARG; encoded by the coding sequence ATGGCAACCTCCGACGTCCTCGTGGTGGGCGGTGGCGTGATGGGCTGTGGCATCGCGCTGAAACTCCGGCAGGCGGGCGCGCGCGTGACGGTGCTGGAGCGCTCCATCCCCGGAGCCGAAGCCTCCAGCGCCGCGGGCGGCATCCTCGCGCCCCAGTGGGAGTCCGAAGGACCGGGCCCCTTCTTCGAGCTGTGCCTGCGCAGCCGCGCCCTCTATGGAAGCTTCGCCGCGGAGCTGCGCGAGCTCTCCGGCGTGGACATCGCGTACCGGCCGTGCGGCCTGCTTCGCGTCGCGTTCGACGAGTCGGATCTCCATCACGTGGAGTCCACCGTGGGCTGGCAGCACGGCATGGGGCTGCGCGCCGAGCTGCTCGACAGCAAGGCCGCGCGCGAGCTGGAGTCCCACCTGTCCCCCGCCGCCGTGGGCGCCGCGCACTTCCCGGATGATCACCAGGTCGACAACCGGCTCCTCGTGCGCGCGCTCACCATGGCCGCCGCGCGCGTGGGCACGGTGTTCAAGAGCGGCTACGTGCGCGGCGTGGTGCACGAGCACGGCCGCGCGGTGGGCGTGGACCTGGACGGCGAGGTGCTCCGCGCGGACGCCGTGGTGCTGGCGGCGGGCTCGTGGTCCTCCCTGGTCCAGGGTGCGGGCGTGTCGGCGCAGGCGGTGCGCCCGGCGCGAGGACAGATGGTGCAGCTGCAGACGCGGCTGCCCCTGCTGGAGCGCGTGGTGACGTCCGCCAAGGGCTACCTGGTGCCGCGCGCGGATGGGCGGATCATCGCCGGGAGCACCATGGAGCACGTGGGCTTCGACAAGCAGGTGACCGCGGCGGGGCTGGCGCGGATCCTCGACATGGCCCTGCAGCTGTGCCCGGACCTGGCCAGCGCGCCCATCACGGAGACCTGGGCCGGCTTCCGCCCGTGGACCCAGGACGCGCTGCCGTACATCGGAGAGGGCCCTACACCCGGCCTGTTCCTCGCCACCGGCCACTTCCGCAACGGCATCCTGCTCGCCCCCATCACCGCGAAGCTCGTCGCCCAGGCCGTGCTGGGGGAGAAGCCCTCGGTGGACCTCACCCCCTTCCGCTACGACCGGGGGACGATGGCTCGCGGTTGA
- a CDS encoding HD-GYP domain-containing protein — translation MEAIPPAPPRILIVDDDDSVRDVISVLLREEGYNCVVANGAEMALDVAGEEETPLVISDMKMPGRDGLWLLENLRERLPDTSVIMLTGYGDTESAVDCLRRGAVDYLLKPPKLTDLIRAIERALAKRRIEMARKRYQKKLEGKVRDRTAELRSALHNIANTYQNTLLALVAALDAREHETSDHSQRVVSYTSAIATRMGIHGKEMEEIGRGALLHDIGKIGVPDAVLLKPGKLTPDEWLEMRRHPEIGFQMIQNIPFLSTPADIVLSHQERYDGAGYPRNLQRNEIHIGARIFAVADTLDAMTSDRPYRKGTTFANAIQEIKRCANTQFDPEVVKAFLDIGEEGLIRIKKEMAEKKLNPMQAAADAAESEAELARLTDLDDEPDSPPVGPSATPIGAPPAAIRSASGTEG, via the coding sequence GTGGAAGCCATCCCCCCCGCACCGCCCAGAATCCTGATCGTCGACGACGACGATTCCGTCCGCGACGTCATCTCCGTGCTCCTCCGTGAGGAGGGCTACAACTGCGTCGTGGCCAACGGCGCCGAGATGGCGCTCGACGTGGCGGGTGAAGAAGAGACGCCGCTCGTCATCAGCGACATGAAGATGCCGGGCCGCGACGGACTCTGGCTGCTGGAGAACCTGCGCGAGCGGCTGCCGGACACGTCCGTCATCATGCTCACCGGCTACGGCGACACCGAGTCCGCCGTGGACTGTCTGCGCCGGGGCGCGGTGGACTACCTGCTCAAGCCACCCAAGCTCACGGACCTCATCCGCGCCATCGAACGCGCGCTCGCCAAGCGCCGCATCGAGATGGCTCGCAAGCGCTATCAGAAGAAGCTCGAGGGCAAGGTGCGCGACCGCACCGCCGAGCTGCGCAGCGCGCTGCACAACATCGCGAACACGTACCAGAACACGCTGCTGGCGCTGGTGGCGGCCCTGGACGCGCGCGAGCACGAGACGAGCGACCACTCCCAGCGCGTGGTCAGCTACACCTCCGCCATCGCCACCCGCATGGGCATCCACGGCAAGGAGATGGAGGAGATCGGCCGCGGGGCGCTGCTGCACGACATCGGGAAGATCGGCGTGCCGGACGCGGTGCTGCTCAAGCCCGGCAAGCTCACCCCCGACGAGTGGCTGGAGATGCGGCGTCATCCGGAGATCGGCTTCCAGATGATCCAGAACATCCCCTTCCTCTCCACGCCGGCGGACATCGTCCTGTCGCACCAGGAGCGCTACGACGGCGCGGGCTACCCCCGCAACCTCCAGCGCAACGAGATCCACATCGGCGCGCGCATCTTCGCGGTGGCGGACACGCTGGACGCGATGACGAGCGACCGGCCGTACCGCAAGGGCACGACGTTCGCGAACGCCATCCAGGAGATCAAGCGCTGCGCCAACACGCAGTTCGACCCCGAGGTCGTGAAGGCGTTCCTGGACATCGGCGAGGAGGGCCTCATCCGCATCAAGAAGGAGATGGCGGAGAAGAAGCTCAACCCGATGCAGGCCGCCGCGGACGCCGCGGAGTCCGAGGCCGAGCTGGCGCGGCTCACCGACCTGGACGACGAGCCGGACTCTCCGCCCGTGGGCCCCAGCGCCACGCCCATCGGCGCGCCGCCCGCCGCCATCCGCTCGGCGTCCGGGACCGAAGGCTGA
- the thiC gene encoding phosphomethylpyrimidine synthase ThiC: MSGASKSLKVDGKVLEGISRGPLPASRKVYVSGSLHPDLRVPLREIAQTPTRHHGHSGPETANPPVHVYDSSGPYTDPSADIDLRRGLPAVRENWIRARNDTDELDGITSEYGRAREADPRLNGLRFSHIRKPRVAKTGANVSQMHYARKGIITPEMEYVAVRENQKLDASLAAQHPGHSWGAAIPRVITPEFVRDEIARGRAIIPANINHPELEPMIIGRNFLVKINANIGNSAVTSSIEEEVEKMVWSIRWGADTVMDLSTGRNIHETREWILRNAPVPIGTVPIYQALEKVGGKAEELTWAIFRDTLIEQAEQGVDYFTIHAGVRLQYVPLTAKRLTGIVSRGGSILAKWCLAHHQENFLYTHFEEICEIMKAYDVSFSLGDGLRPGSIADANDAAQFGELETLGELTKVAWKHDVQVMIEGPGHVPMHLIQENMTKQLAVCHEAPFYTLGPLTTDIAPGYDHFTSGIGAAMIGWFGTAMLCYVTPKEHLGLPDRDDVKEGVITYKIAAHAADLAKGHPGAQARDNALSKARFEFRWEDQFNLSLDPERARAFHDETLPAEGAKVAHFCSMCGPHFCSMKITQDVRDYADKVGVNEAQALEQGMKEKSEEFKKAGHELYR, encoded by the coding sequence ATGAGTGGAGCGTCCAAGAGCCTGAAGGTCGATGGGAAGGTGCTGGAGGGAATCAGCCGCGGCCCGCTTCCCGCCTCGCGCAAGGTCTACGTGTCCGGGTCCCTGCACCCCGACCTGCGCGTCCCCCTGCGCGAAATCGCCCAGACGCCCACGCGCCACCACGGCCACTCCGGCCCGGAGACCGCGAACCCTCCCGTCCACGTCTACGACTCCAGCGGTCCCTACACCGACCCCTCCGCCGACATCGACCTGCGCCGGGGCCTGCCCGCCGTCCGCGAGAACTGGATCCGCGCCCGCAACGACACGGATGAACTGGACGGCATCACGTCCGAATACGGCCGCGCCCGTGAAGCCGACCCCCGCCTCAACGGCCTGCGCTTCAGCCACATCCGCAAGCCCCGCGTCGCGAAGACCGGCGCCAACGTCAGCCAGATGCACTACGCCCGCAAGGGCATCATCACGCCGGAGATGGAATACGTCGCCGTGCGCGAGAACCAGAAGCTCGATGCTTCACTCGCCGCCCAGCACCCCGGCCACTCCTGGGGCGCCGCGATTCCGCGTGTGATTACCCCGGAGTTCGTGCGCGATGAGATCGCCCGGGGCCGCGCCATCATCCCCGCCAACATCAACCACCCGGAGCTGGAGCCGATGATCATCGGCCGCAACTTCCTGGTGAAGATCAACGCCAACATCGGCAACTCCGCCGTCACGTCCTCCATCGAGGAGGAGGTGGAGAAGATGGTCTGGTCCATCCGCTGGGGCGCGGACACCGTCATGGACCTGTCCACCGGCCGCAACATCCACGAGACGCGCGAGTGGATCCTCCGCAACGCGCCCGTGCCCATCGGCACCGTGCCCATCTACCAGGCGCTGGAGAAGGTGGGCGGCAAGGCCGAGGAGCTCACCTGGGCCATCTTCCGCGACACGCTCATCGAGCAGGCCGAGCAGGGCGTGGACTACTTCACCATCCACGCGGGCGTGCGCCTCCAGTACGTGCCGCTCACCGCGAAGCGCCTCACCGGCATCGTCAGCCGCGGCGGATCCATCCTCGCCAAGTGGTGCCTGGCCCACCACCAGGAGAACTTCCTCTACACGCACTTCGAGGAGATCTGCGAGATCATGAAGGCGTACGACGTCAGCTTCAGCCTGGGCGACGGCCTGCGCCCCGGCTCCATCGCGGACGCCAACGACGCCGCGCAGTTCGGCGAACTGGAGACGCTGGGCGAGCTGACGAAGGTGGCCTGGAAGCACGACGTGCAGGTGATGATCGAAGGCCCCGGCCACGTCCCCATGCACCTCATCCAGGAGAACATGACGAAGCAGCTCGCCGTGTGCCACGAGGCGCCGTTCTACACGCTGGGGCCCCTCACCACGGACATCGCGCCCGGATACGATCACTTCACCAGCGGCATTGGTGCGGCGATGATCGGCTGGTTCGGCACGGCGATGCTCTGCTACGTGACGCCCAAGGAGCACCTGGGCCTGCCCGACCGTGACGACGTGAAGGAGGGCGTCATCACGTACAAGATCGCCGCCCACGCCGCGGACCTGGCCAAGGGCCACCCGGGCGCCCAGGCCCGCGACAACGCCCTGTCCAAGGCGCGCTTCGAGTTCCGCTGGGAGGATCAGTTCAACCTGTCCCTGGACCCCGAGCGCGCCCGCGCCTTCCACGACGAGACGCTCCCCGCCGAAGGCGCCAAGGTCGCGCACTTCTGCTCCATGTGCGGTCCGCACTTCTGCTCCATGAAGATCACCCAGGACGTGCGCGACTACGCGGACAAGGTCGGCGTCAACGAAGCCCAGGCCCTGGAGCAGGGGATGAAGGAGAAGAGCGAGGAATTCAAGAAGGCGGGCCACGAGCTGTACCGCTGA